The Ananas comosus cultivar F153 linkage group 4, ASM154086v1, whole genome shotgun sequence region GGCAATGTGTGACGGGGGGACGAGAGATGGACGGACCTGCAAAATTTGGAAGATCTGCATACCATTAAAAGTTAAAGTGTTCTACTGGCTTGTCCTCAAGAAAAGACCGCTTACTgtagataatttattaaaaagaggATGGATAGGCAACACAAATTGTGTGCTGTGTGGGTCTGATATGGAAATGGTAGACCACCTTTTTTCTCAATGTGTATTCTTCAAATTTCTTATGGTGATGTCATTGGAGGATGTCCAAGCAGGAGATTTGGCCGAAGATGTGCATATGGTTTGGGACAGACGGAGCGGAAGGATGGGGTCTCAGTCCATGAGCGATGATTTACCTGGACTAATTGCCTGCTGGTGGGTTATTTGGGAGACCAGGAATGGTGTGATCTTTAGGAGGAATCAGACTGATCCAATCTGTTGTTGCTATAAGGTTAAACAGCTGACGTCCCTGTGGGAAAGTTTAGCCCTATGGAGAGAcactgatttttctttttttttatttggtcttTGTCCGGCTTTTCATCTCTTCAGAGAccttgttgcctcacccatATAGCTAAGTTCATAtcctgaatgaatgaagcgggtagcgtgctacctttttctcaaaatttttttttttccaaacagctagcaaaaaaataaataaataaataaatcctaAATTAGATTTTCtcacatattttattatttttttaataataaaaagtcaCGAAGGGTTTTTAAATCTAATGTACATCCTTAATAACAGAGTatgcaaatattattttaaaaaaaataatattatttgtacaATGTGGACTGGATGTGGATTGCACACTCCTACCCATCCAAAGAATCATAATTCTCTactgattttattttatcaattttttttaatttaaaatttaaaaaattattgcaaatttttgaatagtatgatataaaatttacgCCCTATCAACGAAATACACATGTAGCATTTTTCTTAGAAGCATTAaaatagcaaataaataaataaaagaaaaacaacaataataacaattTTGTTATATACTGtagaatattatatttatacgtCATTAATCTATTAATTATCCGTCAGTTGATatctttgttagttaattcggaaattataaaaaatttgaattaaacggtccgtcTACGAATTTAtttcaaagaaagagaattattcatgctgaataattcacgaattatttccgaattattaaaaatctgaataaaaaacttataatttttatattttaatatagattattattttatattttatattttatactaaatctattttttaagccgaattttttaattagaaaataaattttatgcgtattataccCGTACCAAATTTTCactgaatccgaattaactaactatcaACTTGATATATGCAGttccagcaaaaaaaaaaaaagcattttgtAATGCCTAAAATTTCTGCGACGATAAGAATAACAACAATTAAATGTATTGAGTTTTGATTAACTGATGTACACGTGTTGAACACACACAATGTTTTGGAAGGTCGAAAGTATTTGtgagaagaaaattaattaacattcgattttagttcttaaattttaatttattatattttattttatatttaaagtttgagaTAAGATATAACCAATAtctatcattatatatatttcgGATCTGACTAAATATCCCGAGGATTATTGTTGTAATTTTCCTGGCTGTTTGGTTCATTAGGTTGAGCTCGAGAAAAACCTAGTATGAGcatatataaatttacatatgtgacattggtttttattttttgccctttttatCTTATCTGAAGAGTTGATAGTTAAATTTACATATgtgaaattgaaaaataataagtttATTTCGAGACTAGTGTATGTTTGCTAAATATTTACAAGAGAAATGCTCTTGATCGTTGAAATTTTCTATAGATTATTAATGTGCTGATAAATTATTGTAACACGGCAAATTATTTGTGCGAAGCGGTCAAACGCTTGCTTATCATGTTTATCACTATATTAATAGCTAGTTAATGCAAAATTTCCGGATAACCCATATCTTACGTAATGATCAATTGGATCAAAATtttccaactctctctcttcttttgaCATTGATACTTTTGGTTGCTCTGcttcaccaaaaaaaataaaaaaaaactcccgAAACAACCTTCGAAACCATTGACTAATTCTTCTCACGTCTACATGCGAAATTTTCTTCATAAAAGGCATTTTTACAGTTCTTGTAAATTTATTACACATGATCGAAACCATTctcaaaagaaaacataaaattcATGTGAGAATTTCACAATAACAAAGAATGTAATTAAGAATTGTTTtctcacctatatatatatatatatatgtatgctgcTTATTAGAATCCACACTTATTCAGGAAGTGGCGCAATCTACGAACTGCGTATACTCATCAGCCAAGCAAGCCTCCCAGAATCTCCTATTATCTTCCAATTCATTCTCCGACTCCTTTTTCGCGGCATCTTTCCCGCCCTTTTCGCCCTCCACCGCCTCCGTCGCCGCCGCAGCATCTCCTCCGATCGCCCTGCGGTGGTTCTCCGCCTCCCCCGTCCCGATCACCCCCCTCCTTTTGAACCACATCACTCCCTCGTCGGCCTCCcaatcgccgccgccgccactgctCGATTCTGCATCGTCGTGTTCGTCCTCCGCAACCTCaacatcatcgtcatcatcactAGGAATATCAATCACTTCGTAGAGTTTATCTTCCGAGTCGCCGCTCGCTTCGTAACCGATAAGCGAAGGACCAACGCCACTGCCGCCACCGCCGATTTGAGCGCTTCGACTCATCGCGATCGAGCTCGAAGCCGACCCATTACATCGCCGGGCCCTCGAGGCGATGATTTATactatatacacacatatacgGATGGATCAGCATGCGGTTGGTGTAGGTTTCCTCAAATGTGGAAATTCTATGCGGGGAAAGGCGTGGGTGTGAGACACGAGCGGCGTGGACGCGAGGAAGTGTTCGTTAGAAATGTTGACGGGGGAGCGGAAAAAGTATTACCTGCGCCGAGTGCATCGCTCATATATAATTCCGTACAATTTTAGCAGATAATAGTTCGCAACATGGTTGTTCGCTCGCGCACAGTTGCAGCTGCACTACAGTTGTAATTCTATATAAACTAAAtttgttgtttgattttgaTACATTTGAATTTGACTGTCACAGTTGGAACTATCTGAGGAGGCTTAACTGCAACAACAGTTGGCGAAagtaactttaaaattaaaaataaacttactt contains the following coding sequences:
- the LOC109709175 gene encoding zinc finger protein AEBP2-like; translated protein: MSRSAQIGGGGSGVGPSLIGYEASGDSEDKLYEVIDIPSDDDDDVEVAEDEHDDAESSSGGGGDWEADEGVMWFKRRGVIGTGEAENHRRAIGGDAAAATEAVEGEKGGKDAAKKESENELEDNRRFWEACLADEYTQFVDCATS